In Archangium lipolyticum, the DNA window GTGCGCTCCAAACATCCTGTCTCGACTTTATTATCTCAGTTTCGACGTACCCAATTCGACACCAACCCGCAAACTCATCTTCGGCAGGCAGGATAGGCGGTTCTCCTGCGCCATCCATAACCACGGAGGGCAGAGGCAGAATCGGACGGAGTGAACGGCTCGCATCCAACCCTACTTGTATCCGAAGACGAGGAAGAAGCCTGGGCAACCAACTTTCGAACTGAACTTCGGACACCCGTCCTTGCAGCCGAAGGTACGCCTGAACTTGGTTCAAAGCTTCTTGCAAGTAGGTTTCGAACATCTCTGTCGACCAATGCAGAACCGGGGCGAGTGGCATATCCCTGTCAGCGGGATGTTGAGCGAGTTCGAAACGATCTAGCTCTCGTCCAGCATGCATCGTTCCCTCTTTGAACGGTCCCCCGTATCCTGCTGCAATCAAATCCACAAAACATGGCATCAAATCATTGAGAGCATTTAGCCGTTCTCCCCAGTCGAGCTGTTCAGCAACACTTCGCTGGGCGGACGTCGCAGCCAGCACCGGCATCCAGATTTCCGGGGCGGTATCGGCTGGATGCACATCAATACGCGCCAGAAGCTTTCGCGCGAGAACTCTATCACCCCAAAGCTCACTTTGAGCGTAGCTCTCGAGCACAGAGCGAATAGCCTGAGTAATAATGAAAGGGGATTGCTCCGAGAAACAAAGCGCGTGGAGAACCATCCGCGCTGATGTAGAAGTGGAGTCTCGCGCAAGAAAGCGTTGAAGCGGATTGGGGACTACTTGCGGTCGATTTTGAATGATACCGGCAAATCCGAACAGCGCCCTCCGTTTCACATCAAGAACTGGATGTTGAATGCGTGCAAGCAGAATCGCCACCAGCCCTTCTTCTACCGACCATTTTGGCGTGCCAGCAACGCTAAATGGAATGAACACCCCATTCTTGCTCGACTTACTCGGAAGCCTATATTGAATCACCTCAAATGCCGCCTCCCAACAAAATTGCGCCAGCTCATTCTCTCCAATGTCATCGAAGCGGCGCATTACATTCCTCGCAATGCCCGTAGTATAACCCGAATCACACACCAGCCGAACAATTTCCAACGCTAGGGCTTCAAGAGCATGATGGCGATCTAGGACAACCGCCTCTTTGAACCATTTCGCACTGTCTACATCCCCCAAGACCACGAACACACTCTTACTGGGAGAGCGAGCATAGGCTAGCGACAGTGCAACTGAAGCTTCACAGGCAAATCCTGCGCGACGAAGTCCTTCAGCAATTTCCATGAGTGGCAAAACGCCATCAATACTGACGTTCGGAACCGCCTGAGCAAGGAGAGACAGGAGCCTCTTAACTTCCTCAGACTGCCCGGCCTGGAGCATTTCCAGAAACCGGTAGCCAATTGCGTTCACAACATGATCACGCTCATCAACTGATAGTCCCTGCCAACTCTCAGACAGGAGTTCACGCGCCCGCGCAACAAACCGCATTGGCGAGCAATCCACAGGAAAAGCATTTTTCTCCTTAAGGTCATCAACAAGCGCAGTCCACCTAACCCTGCCAAGCGCTTGCTCAGTTCTGACTGGGTTGCCAACTGGTTCGGACACATAAGGAACTGACATTCCTCGCTCTTGGGCAATTTGACGCAACCACTCAAATGCATTGGGGTGAAAATATTTAGGGTCACCCTCGACCTGCGCGAAGAACCTGCGAAGCGCCTCTCTTCCGAATCTTGGTTCTTGAGCAAGCAGTCTATCAAGAACAACCATTCGCTCCTGAATCAAGGGAAGGACTTCGCTTTCCGTCTCGAACTCGAACCGCACAGCCTCTTGGAGTGCCGTGAGGAGAATAGGATCTGCCAGCCCAGCAAGCTGCGCTAAAGAAGAAGTTAGAGCATCCTCCAAACGCCAATCCACCACACCCGCATTCAAACTCATGCTCTGAGCCAGCAGCGAGAGTGCGGCTGCCGGATCTGCTTTGAGCAATGCATCAAACCACGCATTCAGAGCGTAGCGAGTGTCCTTGCCGTCGGTGTGTTCGAGCACCGAGTTGGCGAGAGATTGAAGACGCTCAATAGCATCAAGACGCCAGGACCTGGATGCGGGAGCATCCGGAAGTCCACGAATAATCTCGTAAATTGCGTGGTCCCGTCTATATCCATATGCAGCAAAGTATCGGGCCGCTTTCTCCCAGTGTATCCGTGCATTATCCCGCTGGTCGGCAGCAGCAAGCACTCGCGCAAGCATCAATTCAACATCACCCTGGTTAGAAAAAAATTCTCTACGACTCTCAGCACCAGAAACCTGGGTAACCACTACTCTCTGAATCTTCTCTCGCACATCTAAGCGCGCAGCGTAGGGAAGCAAGATTTCGCCGAGGTCTTCTGGCAACACAGGGCCAGCAGGGTATCCTCGCAGACGAATAGAAGTACCGGTTAGTAATTTCTCAAGAATGTCTAGGACCTCGCCCCAGTCACTCTCGCTCGTGAGCAGTCGGAGCCCACGCTCTAGCGTGGAGCGAATCAACAGCCGATGTTGGGTCAGATCGATTAACCGAGGGGCTCCAACAAACGGACGCATGTCGCCAATCAATTCGGCGAATGCATTTCGCACTGTCGTTGCTCTAAGCTCCGCTTGAGCTATACGCTCAGCATAAATGATTCCAAGGACGTATCTCAACCAACCACGGTACCACCCGGGACCATTGAGCAATGGCCTATAAGCATCCAATTGGGCCGGATCAATGGATGCGACAATACCACAAAGAGCGATCCAATCTTGTATCGCAGTCTCGTCGATGAAGTGGCGTTCTCCATTGAGGCCAACATTAAGACTATGAAGCGAGGCAGTTGCTCCCGGAAGTCCCGCGACCGAAACCCCGAATTCGATCGCTTCGAATTGTATTGGCAATCTGGGCGAAAATTGGAGCACCCTATCAGCTGCAATTTTCGCCTGTGCTAGACTACCTTCTTCCTTTAGCAGGCGGGCTGCTTCAATAAAAATCAGTGCTCGACAGTGCAGCGAAAATTCGTCTGCATCAAGAGCAATCACGGCCCCCGCACCCTCAATCTGCCCATACTTCCTAATTAAAAATCGGATAGCTACTAACGGAATTTCAGGGTTTTTGAGCACACGAACTAGCCATTCTCGCCCGGATTGCTTACCCTTTATCCGGAGGGTGCCATGCAGCTTGGCAATAAGAACGGTACCCAACTCGGGAGGTTCAAGTTCCACCGGTACCTCGGGAAGCCCGAGGTACTCCTCCCATGGAGGCACTTGGCCCAAATCATCTATCCACGAGCAAATGACAAGTCCGAGTAGCTTCGGAAATGTAGGCCGACCTTCAAAAACCAGTCGCTGAGCTAGGGCTTCTGCTCCCGCGATTTCAATGAGGGTTCGCCAATAAAGCCACCGATTGAAAAGATGATCTTCGAAGCAGTATCGAAGCGCACGATGTAGCTCCGTACAGCGAACCAACTCTGGCCAGCGCTGAGCACGAGCAGCCACCTCAAGAGCGATGGCAAGATTTCGCTCTACAGCCGCATGAGCATGGCCAGCCGCAACACTCATTGCAATAAAGTCTGTTCCTACCTTCGCCAACAACTCCTCTGCTCTATCTGCTCGCCAGAGCGCGGGAAGAAGATACCGGTATGCCTTGGCGTCGTTAAAAAATCCTCTACGATTTAGCCACTGTATTACTGGATCCAGTGCGTCTGCCAAGGTTAGATCGGCTTCGCGAAACCGTTCCACAATGAACCGTCGAAAGCTCTCGTGAAACACACGGAAGCCGCCTTGGCCTGCTATCTCCTGCAGAACAGGCCGGATGGAGGAGAGGGCCGCCCCCAACCGCGGTCGATTGAGCGGTGGGATAATTTCTCTGAGTTCCGATTCGGTAACTGCGAAATCGATAACTCCCAAGATATCAGCCACAGATTGCGCTATTCTTTCGGCATGCTGATACAAATATCCATAATAATGGTTAATGTCCCCCTGCAGCGGAATAACAGAGACACACCACTGTTGAGGATCTAGGAGTTCTCCAGTTCTCACCCGTGCGAGAAGCTCTCGCATAAGGAATGTCGCATATAGAGGGCTTCCCTCTGAACGCTCTGCTATGGTTTTGACTAAAGATGATGGCTCGATGCGAACCTGCTCTAGGAGTTGTAACAATCCATATCGTTCAGCCAAATTCCAGATCTCTTCGAGCGACCAGTTTGGCAAATCAAATTTCACTGCGTCGCTAGCAAGAGGCTCAAGGTGCTTCCCAGGTTGCGAGCCAATAATGAGGCATACATTCTCGGGGAGCACCCATGACGAGAGTTCCTCGACGATTGCGGTCTCTCCGAGAGTGAGATGTCTTGCCTCAGTCCGGACGCGAGATATGTGGTCTAGTCCGTCTACTATCAATACAACAGGACGATTTGGGTCTTGTTGAGAGGCAGCCCGTAGCACGCGAACGAGCTCATCCGGAGTCGATGCAAAGGCGCGCCCCTTTTCCTCGCGCAATAGCGGAGCCTGCGCTAGCAGTTCTCCAAGGAGGTTCCCAACAAGAACGTTAATAGTTACCCGTTGCTCAACAAGCGGATCACCAGGCTCCAAATAGCAATAATGACGAGCGACAAGGTATCCATCTTTGCGCAACTCGTCTCCAAATGCGGTGAGTTCCCAGGATTTGCCAGCGCCAGGAAGACCGACAAGTAGGATTATTCTTCCGCCTTCAAGTACAGTGCGTAGCGCTACTTTAAATTTTTTACGGTCTACTTGATAATCCGATTTAATCGGAAACTGCTGCGAAATCCTGCCATCATCTACTCGGAGTCCAATTTCGTAGATCACCTCGGCTGGGGTGAATGTTCTGCGCCGATTACGCGCAGAGGTAGCGAGCACAATAAGTTGAGCAGCAACATCTGCCGGAAGACGATGATGATTGGGATATGAGCCAATGCCTACTCGACTTACGAGAAAATCCAGCAGTTGCAGTTCAAGTGGTCCCGGTGCCGAAAGATCGCTAGACGACTGTGGGAGTTCTAGCTCGATTACAAACCGCTCAGCAAAGGCAAGGAACTCGTCTCGAGCAACATTTGCAAGCAGATGCCAGCGTGGGTCTGCCCCCTCTGGCCAGAGTTCTGAAGCACGCAGTTGAAACAGCCTTGCGTCACTGCGAGGAAGCGTGGGCTGTGCAGTGGATGGCTCAAGTACGTTTAGGAGTTCTAAGTCAGAAGGAAGAGACCAAACTGTTGATAGCCGATATTCGTTCGCTCCAACTGCAGCTTGAGTGTAGCTGCGAACAAGGTAATCAATTCGAAGGCTACTGTTTGAATCCACAAAGTGGGACAGAGTCAGTTCACGCGCACCTTCCTGGCTCCACTTCACCTGCCTCCGGACTACAGATGAGGCAGTCTGTATAGTGAGATCATCAAACTTGTCGCCTTCAAACTCCTTGCGATCAACCGTGAAACTCTCCACGCGCTCTACGAGGCCAACCGCCAACAAATAAGCGGTAATCAAGTCCTGGTATGCGTAGCCACGGTGTGCTGCAGCAAGATCTCCTCGGGCCATAGAGGAAGCATAACAGCACGCAAGAAAGTAGTAGAATATTTTGTTATTGCTCTAAACACAGGAATCTCCTCTCCTGGGTACCCGTTACCCTCCGGAATCTAAATACACCGAGCAAAACTCCCTATGCATGGAGGCAGCATTGCAAGCTGCTCGGAGGAAATGGTTGCGGAGATTCTCGAAGGAGAGTTGCACCTCAACCTCGCCCGGCTCGTCCACATATCAACGAGGCATCACTCCTGGGCATCCTTATTGGAGGGCCTAGTTCGGTACGAGTGGACCGGTGGGTGTGACATCCTCAACAAGCCGACACGGGTTCGTGGCGAACCATTCGACGTCATCGACCTCAAAGTTGACGCGTATTTGGTCCTGGTGATGGACTAGACCGAGGACGTTGGGAACCACAAAAAAACCGGGGCCGCTGGGAGGAGAGCGGCCCCGGTGGGTACTGCAAGACTGACGGAACTGCCTAGAAGATCTCCTCGAGCCACTCGCGCATGCGGCCCTTGACCTTCTTGTAGACGTTCTCCTCGCGGATGCGGAACATCCGCCGGTCCAGGTGCTTCGCCCCGTAGACCACCAGGCCCACGCCCGTCGCGTACATGGGGCTCTTCACCACGTCCACCAGCCCCCCAATGCCCCTCGGCATGCCCCGGCGCACCGGCAGCCCAATCACTTCCTCGGCCAGCTCCGGCATCCCCGCCAGCAGCGTCGAGCCACCGGTAATCACCACCCCCGAGGCCAGCAGGTCCTCGTAGCCGCACTTCTGGATCTCCCGGTGCACCAGCTGGAAGATCTCCTCCACCCGCGGCTCCAGAATCTCACACAGAATCTGCCGCCCGAGCACCCGCGGCTGACGGCCGCCCACGCTCGGCACCTCGATGGTCTCGTCCTTGTTCACCATCGACGCCAGCGCGCAGCCGAACTTCTGCTTGATGCGCTCGGCCTCGTGCGCCGGGGTGCGCAGGCCAATCGCGATGTCGCTCGTCAGGTTGTTGCCGCCCAGCGCGATCACCGCCGTGTGCACGATCGACCCGCCCGAGAAGATGGCGATGTCCGTCGTGCCTCCGCCGATGTCCACCAGGCACACGCCCAGCTCCTTCTCGTCCTCTCCCAGCACCGCCTCGGCCGACGCCAGCGGCTGCAGCACGATGTCCGCCACGTTCAGGCCCGTGCGGTTCGCGCACTTCACGATGTTCTGCGCGCTCGACACCGCCCCCGTCACGATGTGCACCTTCGC includes these proteins:
- a CDS encoding ATP-binding protein; the encoded protein is MITAYLLAVGLVERVESFTVDRKEFEGDKFDDLTIQTASSVVRRQVKWSQEGARELTLSHFVDSNSSLRIDYLVRSYTQAAVGANEYRLSTVWSLPSDLELLNVLEPSTAQPTLPRSDARLFQLRASELWPEGADPRWHLLANVARDEFLAFAERFVIELELPQSSSDLSAPGPLELQLLDFLVSRVGIGSYPNHHRLPADVAAQLIVLATSARNRRRTFTPAEVIYEIGLRVDDGRISQQFPIKSDYQVDRKKFKVALRTVLEGGRIILLVGLPGAGKSWELTAFGDELRKDGYLVARHYCYLEPGDPLVEQRVTINVLVGNLLGELLAQAPLLREEKGRAFASTPDELVRVLRAASQQDPNRPVVLIVDGLDHISRVRTEARHLTLGETAIVEELSSWVLPENVCLIIGSQPGKHLEPLASDAVKFDLPNWSLEEIWNLAERYGLLQLLEQVRIEPSSLVKTIAERSEGSPLYATFLMRELLARVRTGELLDPQQWCVSVIPLQGDINHYYGYLYQHAERIAQSVADILGVIDFAVTESELREIIPPLNRPRLGAALSSIRPVLQEIAGQGGFRVFHESFRRFIVERFREADLTLADALDPVIQWLNRRGFFNDAKAYRYLLPALWRADRAEELLAKVGTDFIAMSVAAGHAHAAVERNLAIALEVAARAQRWPELVRCTELHRALRYCFEDHLFNRWLYWRTLIEIAGAEALAQRLVFEGRPTFPKLLGLVICSWIDDLGQVPPWEEYLGLPEVPVELEPPELGTVLIAKLHGTLRIKGKQSGREWLVRVLKNPEIPLVAIRFLIRKYGQIEGAGAVIALDADEFSLHCRALIFIEAARLLKEEGSLAQAKIAADRVLQFSPRLPIQFEAIEFGVSVAGLPGATASLHSLNVGLNGERHFIDETAIQDWIALCGIVASIDPAQLDAYRPLLNGPGWYRGWLRYVLGIIYAERIAQAELRATTVRNAFAELIGDMRPFVGAPRLIDLTQHRLLIRSTLERGLRLLTSESDWGEVLDILEKLLTGTSIRLRGYPAGPVLPEDLGEILLPYAARLDVREKIQRVVVTQVSGAESRREFFSNQGDVELMLARVLAAADQRDNARIHWEKAARYFAAYGYRRDHAIYEIIRGLPDAPASRSWRLDAIERLQSLANSVLEHTDGKDTRYALNAWFDALLKADPAAALSLLAQSMSLNAGVVDWRLEDALTSSLAQLAGLADPILLTALQEAVRFEFETESEVLPLIQERMVVLDRLLAQEPRFGREALRRFFAQVEGDPKYFHPNAFEWLRQIAQERGMSVPYVSEPVGNPVRTEQALGRVRWTALVDDLKEKNAFPVDCSPMRFVARARELLSESWQGLSVDERDHVVNAIGYRFLEMLQAGQSEEVKRLLSLLAQAVPNVSIDGVLPLMEIAEGLRRAGFACEASVALSLAYARSPSKSVFVVLGDVDSAKWFKEAVVLDRHHALEALALEIVRLVCDSGYTTGIARNVMRRFDDIGENELAQFCWEAAFEVIQYRLPSKSSKNGVFIPFSVAGTPKWSVEEGLVAILLARIQHPVLDVKRRALFGFAGIIQNRPQVVPNPLQRFLARDSTSTSARMVLHALCFSEQSPFIITQAIRSVLESYAQSELWGDRVLARKLLARIDVHPADTAPEIWMPVLAATSAQRSVAEQLDWGERLNALNDLMPCFVDLIAAGYGGPFKEGTMHAGRELDRFELAQHPADRDMPLAPVLHWSTEMFETYLQEALNQVQAYLRLQGRVSEVQFESWLPRLLPRLRIQVGLDASRSLRPILPLPSVVMDGAGEPPILPAEDEFAGWCRIGYVETEIIKSRQDVWSAPAGRFIVMAGAVLVASIDDVSQGIPWGHCLDPEQWFETAQAPVDSINLQGVYGPLVAACLWRDVLGPCWMLVPPQRIAARYGLKPGNWPGPLTWVDHAGQLMLAVRSWHLRPIGGATAAGGVPTLAGCELLMHPRLLEEISRESGRTVSFQIRVERLS
- the ftsA gene encoding cell division protein FtsA, giving the protein MAKQKSGEIIVGLDIGTTKICAIVGELTDNGIDIIGIGTHPSKGLRKGVVVNIEATVSSIRRAVEEAELMAGAEISHVYTGIAGGHIKGFNSQGIVAVKDKEVREADIARVIDAAKAVAIPLDREVIHVLPQEFIIDDQGGIKEPLGMAGVRLEAKVHIVTGAVSSAQNIVKCANRTGLNVADIVLQPLASAEAVLGEDEKELGVCLVDIGGGTTDIAIFSGGSIVHTAVIALGGNNLTSDIAIGLRTPAHEAERIKQKFGCALASMVNKDETIEVPSVGGRQPRVLGRQILCEILEPRVEEIFQLVHREIQKCGYEDLLASGVVITGGSTLLAGMPELAEEVIGLPVRRGMPRGIGGLVDVVKSPMYATGVGLVVYGAKHLDRRMFRIREENVYKKVKGRMREWLEEIF